Proteins found in one Brachyspira murdochii DSM 12563 genomic segment:
- a CDS encoding MBOAT family O-acyltransferase yields MLFNSTEFMIFFPITLILYWIFPKKYRYICLFIASYTFYMFWNPKYALLMGTSTVVTFLSGVLIEKLEYKRTVVAFSFIINLAILIFFKYFDFLLQNINIVLSALNIQLINKPFDVILPVGISFYTFQALSYTIDVYRGEIKSEKNIIKYALFVSFFPQLVAGPIERSKNLLIQIENLEKVKRFDYDRITEGFTLMLFGYFQKMVIADRAAILVDTVFNGYYEYNSMALILSAVFFAVQIYCDFGSYSLIAIGTAKVMGINLMENFNTPYFSRSVKEFWGRWHISLSTWFRDYLYIPLGGNRCSNIRKSFNILVTFLVSGLWHGANFTFIAWGAIHGIFHIIEEQLKPIKEKYLNKFKIKTNAFSFALIEIIITFIIVDLAWIFFRAETIHDAIHYIQRIFTRIDLWTLFDGTLYGLGLNIFEMNILIIALFILISFDLVKYIRKESIFEFLNKQNLYFRWFVMLFLIFYIIVYGKYGAGFDPKQFIYFQF; encoded by the coding sequence ATGTTATTTAATTCCACAGAGTTTATGATATTTTTTCCTATAACATTAATATTGTATTGGATATTTCCAAAGAAATACAGATATATTTGTTTATTCATAGCAAGCTATACATTTTATATGTTTTGGAATCCTAAATATGCTCTGCTTATGGGTACTTCTACTGTTGTAACTTTTTTAAGCGGTGTATTAATAGAAAAACTAGAATATAAAAGAACTGTTGTAGCATTTAGTTTTATTATCAATTTAGCAATTCTAATATTCTTCAAATATTTTGATTTTCTGCTTCAGAATATAAATATAGTTTTGTCAGCACTAAATATTCAGTTAATAAATAAGCCTTTTGATGTAATACTCCCAGTGGGAATATCTTTTTATACATTTCAGGCATTAAGCTACACAATAGATGTTTACAGAGGTGAAATAAAGTCTGAGAAAAATATTATTAAGTATGCATTATTTGTATCGTTCTTTCCGCAATTGGTGGCTGGTCCTATAGAGCGTTCTAAAAATTTGCTTATTCAAATAGAGAATTTAGAAAAAGTAAAGCGATTTGATTATGATAGAATAACAGAAGGATTTACTTTAATGCTTTTTGGTTATTTTCAGAAGATGGTAATAGCGGACAGAGCAGCAATATTAGTAGATACTGTTTTTAATGGATACTATGAATACAACAGTATGGCTTTGATTTTATCAGCAGTATTTTTTGCCGTACAGATATACTGCGACTTTGGAAGCTACTCACTTATAGCAATAGGTACAGCTAAAGTTATGGGTATTAATTTGATGGAGAATTTCAATACCCCGTATTTTTCTAGAAGCGTAAAAGAATTTTGGGGAAGATGGCATATATCATTATCCACTTGGTTTAGAGATTATCTTTATATTCCATTAGGCGGAAACAGATGCTCAAACATAAGAAAAAGTTTTAATATATTAGTAACATTTTTAGTAAGCGGACTTTGGCATGGAGCTAATTTTACCTTCATAGCTTGGGGTGCTATTCATGGAATATTTCACATAATAGAAGAACAATTAAAACCTATCAAAGAAAAATATTTAAATAAATTCAAAATAAAAACAAATGCTTTTAGTTTTGCCCTCATAGAAATAATAATTACTTTCATAATAGTAGATTTAGCTTGGATATTTTTCAGGGCAGAGACTATACATGATGCCATTCATTATATACAGCGAATATTTACAAGAATAGATTTGTGGACATTATTTGACGGTACTTTATATGGCTTAGGCTTAAACATATTTGAGATGAATATTTTAATCATAGCGTTATTTATACTTATATCTTTTGATTTAGTAAAGTATATAAGAAAAGAGAGTATATTTGAATTCTTAAATAAACAGAATTTATATTTCAGATGGTTTGTGATGTTATTTTTGATTTTTTACATAATTGTTTACGGTAAATACGGAGCAGGATTTGACCCTAAGCAGTTTATATATTTTCAATTCTAA